A stretch of Candidatus Saganbacteria bacterium DNA encodes these proteins:
- a CDS encoding ATP-grasp domain-containing protein, with translation MKKRIFVAGGGYADIPTVQAAKSLGYYVITGGLDRNGLANAYSDQYFRADNSDKEAILSAARELKVNAICPGAAGLSALSCSYAAEQMGMQHLDPYDIAGLLHHKDRFLKFAKENGISAPRAESFNDIDQANTAIESFTFPLMIKAADLSGGKGILKVADKSEAREAVARAFARSRSKIVVVEEYIEGTNHGFSTIIRNGRVAFHFADNEYYYLNKYTVAGACSPGDVPESAVKTLITNIEKISTLLKLKNGIFHLQFILKGDRPYIIDICRRIPGDLYVNFVKHAAEIDYPLYLVKAFAGLCIDDLTHRPAKHFITRHVIMADRNGRFTGVAFDTAIKKNIIDQLVILKVNDEITDFMTQRVGIVFLKFASRRERDEVTSRIHALVKAEVKR, from the coding sequence ATGAAAAAAAGAATATTTGTAGCCGGCGGTGGCTATGCCGATATCCCGACTGTTCAGGCGGCGAAGTCGCTTGGATATTACGTGATCACCGGCGGGCTGGACAGGAACGGTCTAGCCAACGCTTACTCTGATCAGTATTTTCGGGCGGACAATTCCGATAAAGAAGCTATCCTTTCGGCCGCCAGGGAGCTGAAAGTCAACGCGATCTGTCCCGGCGCCGCCGGCCTCTCGGCGCTTTCCTGCTCGTATGCGGCGGAACAGATGGGCATGCAGCACCTTGATCCCTATGATATCGCTGGCCTTTTGCACCATAAGGACCGGTTCCTGAAGTTTGCGAAAGAGAACGGTATTTCAGCTCCACGGGCCGAAAGTTTTAACGATATCGATCAGGCCAATACTGCGATCGAAAGCTTCACTTTCCCATTAATGATCAAAGCGGCCGATTTGAGCGGCGGCAAGGGAATACTCAAAGTTGCGGACAAATCTGAGGCCAGAGAAGCCGTCGCACGCGCTTTTGCGCGGTCGAGGTCAAAGATTGTGGTCGTCGAAGAATACATCGAAGGGACCAATCACGGCTTTTCAACGATCATCAGGAACGGGCGGGTCGCTTTTCATTTTGCCGACAACGAATATTATTATTTGAACAAATACACCGTGGCTGGCGCCTGCTCTCCCGGCGATGTCCCCGAGTCAGCCGTCAAAACTCTTATCACGAATATTGAAAAGATCTCCACTTTGCTTAAATTAAAGAACGGGATATTCCACCTACAATTCATTCTGAAAGGCGACAGGCCGTATATTATTGATATATGCCGACGGATACCCGGCGATTTGTATGTCAATTTCGTCAAACACGCAGCAGAGATCGATTATCCTCTTTATCTTGTCAAAGCGTTCGCCGGGCTTTGCATTGACGACCTGACGCATAGGCCAGCAAAGCACTTCATTACTCGTCATGTGATCATGGCCGATAGGAACGGGCGGTTTACCGGGGTGGCATTCGATACCGCGATCAAAAAGAATATTATCGATCAATTGGTCATTCTTAAGGTTAATGATGAAATTACCGATTTTATGACACAGCGTGTGGGCATTGTTTTCCTGAAATTCGCTTCGCGTCGTGAGCGCGATGAAGTGACCAGCAGGATCCACGCCCTGGTGAAAGCGGAGGTTAAGAGATGA
- the pseI gene encoding pseudaminic acid synthase translates to MKKPFIIAEMSGNHNQSLERALDIVRVAAKAGVHALKIQTYTADTMTLDLDKGEFFIKEPKNLWKGKSLYKLYQEAYTPWEWHKPIFTLCKRLGIIGFSTPFDETAVDFLEGLNVPMYKISSFEIVDIPLIRKVASTGKPIIMSTGMATVQEIREAIMAAKSAGSKEITLLKCTSGYPASPLDSNLLTIPDMRKKFRCDIGISDHTLGLGAAIASIAFGSTVIEKHFTLSRAEGGVDAAFSMEPHEMRQLVEESKNAWQAIGAVKYGPTVGEKISLKYRRSLYVTCDIKAGEMFTKENIKAIRPGLGLPPKYYDRLLGKIVKKNINKGTPLDWAMVN, encoded by the coding sequence ATGAAGAAACCGTTTATCATTGCTGAGATGTCAGGAAATCACAACCAATCACTTGAGCGGGCGCTCGATATCGTAAGAGTGGCGGCCAAAGCCGGTGTCCACGCTTTAAAAATTCAAACCTACACTGCGGATACCATGACTCTCGATTTAGATAAAGGCGAATTCTTTATCAAGGAGCCCAAAAATCTTTGGAAAGGGAAAAGCTTATATAAACTTTACCAAGAGGCCTATACTCCTTGGGAATGGCATAAACCTATATTTACTCTTTGTAAAAGACTTGGGATAATAGGTTTCAGTACGCCTTTTGACGAAACGGCAGTTGATTTTCTTGAAGGATTGAATGTGCCGATGTACAAGATATCTTCGTTTGAAATTGTCGATATACCTTTGATCCGTAAAGTTGCAAGCACGGGTAAGCCGATAATCATGTCTACGGGTATGGCGACTGTTCAAGAGATCCGCGAAGCAATCATGGCGGCCAAATCAGCTGGTTCCAAGGAAATTACTCTTTTGAAATGTACTAGCGGTTACCCAGCTTCCCCGCTTGATTCGAATTTATTAACTATTCCTGATATGAGGAAAAAATTTAGGTGTGATATTGGAATTTCTGATCACACGCTTGGGCTTGGGGCAGCTATTGCAAGTATTGCATTTGGCTCAACAGTAATAGAAAAGCATTTCACATTATCAAGAGCCGAGGGAGGGGTAGATGCCGCTTTTTCTATGGAGCCGCATGAAATGAGGCAGCTTGTCGAAGAGTCAAAAAATGCTTGGCAAGCTATAGGAGCCGTGAAATATGGTCCGACTGTCGGAGAAAAGATATCATTAAAATATCGTCGCTCGCTTTATGTAACTTGCGATATTAAGGCTGGAGAAATGTTCACTAAGGAAAACATAAAAGCCATACGGCCTGGATTGGGTTTGCCGCCAAAGTATTATGATCGCTTACTTGGTAAAATAGTTAAAAAAAACATTAACAAGGGAACGCCGCTGGATTGGGCGATGGTAAATTAA